Genomic window (Candidatus Polarisedimenticolaceae bacterium):
CTCCTATTGCACGATCACGGCGCCGATCAACGGGAAGGCCGGAACGGTCATGCTCCGGACGGGGAACCTCGTCAAAGCGAACGACGACCCGCCGCTCGTGACGATCCTCCAGATGAAGCCGATCCACGTGACCTTCTCGATCCCGGAGAAGCGTCTGCCCGAGGTGCGCGAGGCGTCGGCAAAGCACCAGCTCGACGTCCGCGCGTCGAACAAGGGCGAGACCGGGGGAGGGCACCCCGGCCGCCTCGCCTTCATCGACAACACGGTGGACACGACGACCGGCACGATCAAGCTCCGCGGCGAGTTCCCGAACGACGATCGCGCCCTTTGGCCGGGACAGTACGTCGAGGTCGCGCTCACCGTCTCGGAGCAAGCGGACGTCGTCGTGGTGCCGGCGTCGGCGATCCAGGTCGGCCAGCAGGGAAGCTACGTCTACGTCGTGAAGCAGGACAACACCGCAGAGATGCGCCCCGTCCAGATCGGCCGCACCGAGAACGGCGCGGCGATCGTCGCGAGCGGCCTTGCCGGCGGCGATACGGTCGTGATCGACGGCCAGCTCCGCGTCGTGAACGGCGCCAAGGTCGCCCCCAAGGCGTCGCCGTGAACATCTCCCACCTCTTCATCAAGCGGCCGGTCACGACGACGCTCGTGATGCTGGCCCTCCTCGCCTTCGGGTGGGCGTCGCACGGGAACCTGCCGGTCAGCGACCTCCCGAACGTCGACTTCCCGACGCTTCAGGTCACGGCGAACCTTCCCGGCGCCTCTCCAGAGACGATCGCGGCGTCGGTCGCGACCCCGCTCGAGAAGGAGTTCTCGACGATCGCAGGGCTCGACCAGATGAACTCGGCCTCGGCCCTGGGCTCGACGCAGATCACCCTCCAGTTCGTCCTCGACAGGAACATCGACGCGGCGGCGCAGGACGTGCAATCCGCGATCGCGCGCGCGGCGAAGAACCTCCCCGCGGACATGCCCACCCCGCCGTCGTTCCAGAAGGTGAATCCTGCCGATCAGCCGATCCTCTACATCGCTCTCATGTCGACCGCGATCACGACGTACGCGCTCGACGAGTACGCCGAGAACCTCCTCGCCCAGCGCATCTCGCAGGTGTCGGGCGTCGCGCAGGTCCAGATCAACGGTGCGCAGAAGTACGCGGTGCGCGTCAAGATTGACCCGCAGGCCCTCGCCAGCCGCGGGATCGGGATCAACGAGGTGGCGACCGCCCTTCGCAACGCGAACTCGAACCTCCCGACCGGTGCGCTGTGGGGTCCCGAGCGCACCTACACCGTCGAGACGAACGGCTCGCTCCTGAAGGCCGAGGCGTACCGGCCGATCATCGTCGCCTACCGCAACGGCCAGCCGGTGCGCCTGGATGAGCTCGCGACGGTCATCGACGGCGTCGAGAACGAGAAAACCGCCGCCTGGTACGTCGACCAGAAGGACGGCGCGCAGCGCGCGATCGTCCTCGCGATCCAGAAGCAGCCCGGGACGAACACGGTCGAGGTCGCGAAGTCGGTCCGCGCCCTCCTCCCCGACTTCCAGTCGAAGCTTCCCGCCGCCGTCCAGCTCAAGGTCCTCTTCGACCGCTCGGAGACGGTCAAGGAATCCGTCCGCGACGTCCAGACGACGCTCGGCCTCACGCTCGTCCTCGTCGTCCTCGTGATCTTCCTGTTCCTGCGGAACCTCTCCTCGACGGTGATCCCGAGCCTCGCGCTCCCTCTCTCGATCCTCGGCACGTTCATCGTCATGTACGGGTTCGGCTACAGCCTCGACAACCTGTCGCTCATGGCGCTCACGCTCGCCGTCGGGTTCGTCGTCGACGACGCGATCGTCGTGCTCGAGAACATCGTCCGCCACATGGAGATGGGGAAGCCCGCGATGGAGGCGGCGATCGACGGCTCGCGGGAGATCGGGTTCACCGTGATCTCGATGACGATCTCGCTCTCGGCCGTCTTCATCCCGATCCTCTTCATGGGCGGGATCATGGGGCGTCTCTTCCACGAGTTCGCGGTCGTCATCGGCGTCGCGGTCCTGATTTCCGGGTTCATCTCGCTGTCGCTCACGCCGATGCTCTCGAGCCGCTTCCTGAAGCCCGAGCGCGAGGCGCACCACGGCCGCTTCTACACGGTCACGGAGAAGTGGTTCGACAAGTCGCTCGCGTGGTACGACGCCGGGCTCACCTGGTCGCTCCGGCACCGGATCTCGATCATGGCGCTCACGCTCGTCATGGTCGCCGGGACGGTCGCGCTCTTCGTCGTCATCCCGAAGGGGTTCATCCCCGACCAGGACACCGGGCAAGTCCTCGGCTTCACCGAAGGCCAGGAGGGGATCGGCTTCGACGCACTCGTCACGCACCAGAAGGAGATCGCCGCGATCGTCGCGCAGGAGCCGTCGATCGAGGCGTTCATGTCGTCCGCCGGCTCGCGCGGCACGATCACCGGCAACAACCAGGGGATCGTCTTCCTGCGCCTGAAGCCGAGGAACGAGCGCGACGGCGTCAACACGATCATGGCCCGCCTGCGCGACAAGGTGGCGCCGGTCGCCGGGATGCGCGTCTTCTTCCAGAACCCGCCGGCGATCCGGCTCGGCGGGCGCCTCACGAAGAGCCAGTACCAGCTCACGCTCCAGAGCACCGACATCGACAGCCTCTACCAGTACGCGCCGAAGCTCGAAGCCGCGATGAAGCAGCTCCCCGAGGTCCGCGACGTCACGACCGACCTGCTCGTGCGCAATCCGCAGGTCAACGTCCAGATCGATCGCGACAAGGCCGCGGCCCTCGGCCTCACCGCCGATCAGATCGACGACGCGCTCTACACCGCGTACGGCTTCCGCCAGGTCTCGACGATCTACGCGTCGAACGCGTCCTACCAGGTCATTCTCGAGGTCGACCGGCAATATCAGAACGACCCGTCGGCGCTGCCGCTCCTCTACGTGCGCTCGTCGAAGGGCGAGCTGATCCCGATCGACACGCTCGTCAACAT
Coding sequences:
- a CDS encoding efflux RND transporter periplasmic adaptor subunit — protein: MIRRLLFLAVGLGLASCGDKQAATAPPAPAPVVVAKAEVKTVPVAIRSIGNVEAMASVAMRSRVAGSILEVHIADGADVTKGQTLFTIDPEPFKIALAGAEAQLGRDQALLEKAKSDVARYEKLVEKEYVTREQYEGAVAQSGSLAQTIQADKAAVDAARLNVSYCTITAPINGKAGTVMLRTGNLVKANDDPPLVTILQMKPIHVTFSIPEKRLPEVREASAKHQLDVRASNKGETGGGHPGRLAFIDNTVDTTTGTIKLRGEFPNDDRALWPGQYVEVALTVSEQADVVVVPASAIQVGQQGSYVYVVKQDNTAEMRPVQIGRTENGAAIVASGLAGGDTVVIDGQLRVVNGAKVAPKASP
- a CDS encoding efflux RND transporter permease subunit produces the protein MNISHLFIKRPVTTTLVMLALLAFGWASHGNLPVSDLPNVDFPTLQVTANLPGASPETIAASVATPLEKEFSTIAGLDQMNSASALGSTQITLQFVLDRNIDAAAQDVQSAIARAAKNLPADMPTPPSFQKVNPADQPILYIALMSTAITTYALDEYAENLLAQRISQVSGVAQVQINGAQKYAVRVKIDPQALASRGIGINEVATALRNANSNLPTGALWGPERTYTVETNGSLLKAEAYRPIIVAYRNGQPVRLDELATVIDGVENEKTAAWYVDQKDGAQRAIVLAIQKQPGTNTVEVAKSVRALLPDFQSKLPAAVQLKVLFDRSETVKESVRDVQTTLGLTLVLVVLVIFLFLRNLSSTVIPSLALPLSILGTFIVMYGFGYSLDNLSLMALTLAVGFVVDDAIVVLENIVRHMEMGKPAMEAAIDGSREIGFTVISMTISLSAVFIPILFMGGIMGRLFHEFAVVIGVAVLISGFISLSLTPMLSSRFLKPEREAHHGRFYTVTEKWFDKSLAWYDAGLTWSLRHRISIMALTLVMVAGTVALFVVIPKGFIPDQDTGQVLGFTEGQEGIGFDALVTHQKEIAAIVAQEPSIEAFMSSAGSRGTITGNNQGIVFLRLKPRNERDGVNTIMARLRDKVAPVAGMRVFFQNPPAIRLGGRLTKSQYQLTLQSTDIDSLYQYAPKLEAAMKQLPEVRDVTTDLLVRNPQVNVQIDRDKAAALGLTADQIDDALYTAYGFRQVSTIYASNASYQVILEVDRQYQNDPSALPLLYVRSSKGELIPIDTLVNMATGVGPLTVSHSGQLPSVTLSFDLASGVSLGQGVTAVQRTARRVLPATMTTAFQGTAQAFQASQQGLGLLLVIAVLFIYVVLGILYESFIHPLTILSALPFAGFGALLTLLVFGKDLSVIAFVGVILLVGLVKKNGIMMVDFAIEARRNEGKDAFRAIHDACLVRFRPIMMTTMAALFGTLPIALGLGAGAEARQPLGLAVVGGLLFSQMLTLFVTPVVYTYMDSFEVWVRGLTGRRTAERHVAQPVA